The following proteins are co-located in the Fructilactobacillus carniphilus genome:
- a CDS encoding PDZ domain-containing protein — protein MQQQLLFNVLFFFMMPAFWFGIGRTLVDHHLRVKRERSLYGSAINPKHTELRTFLWGTVGLGIVGSILSFAFGIEVSYAWIFSYEVIVALMLVIPGAMLPFAGMGILMVLILLLGNNFYTHILNGNFSLTLQNTMPVGMNFLELLTVMLILQYLFLKFNRKSVNSPVLSKNIRGNRVASYLFNKFTIFPLVFLVPGQLFVANSPFWPMFRLFGSKVSILVVPFLIGYRFKFVSDMSTDILKRLANATGWLAWLSLGLTIDAFLWKNLWFEMLSIVVLLLAYGMVLYHYHRVDKRASAKQVEQAVDGIRILAVKPNTPASKMNLQTGDLILEVNGQAVRNEEQLYRALQSSPTFCHLKIKNRNGQLELKDAAIYEGAPHEIGIVTFPEEQTGATK, from the coding sequence ATGCAACAACAGTTATTATTTAACGTTTTATTTTTCTTCATGATGCCAGCGTTTTGGTTCGGAATCGGGCGGACCTTGGTGGATCACCACTTACGAGTGAAACGGGAACGCTCGCTCTATGGCAGCGCCATTAATCCCAAACATACCGAACTGCGGACCTTTTTATGGGGGACGGTTGGGTTAGGAATCGTAGGTTCTATCCTGTCCTTTGCGTTTGGAATCGAAGTTTCCTACGCCTGGATTTTTTCTTACGAGGTGATTGTGGCCTTGATGTTGGTGATTCCAGGGGCAATGTTACCGTTTGCTGGAATGGGAATCCTAATGGTACTGATTCTGTTATTGGGTAACAACTTTTATACCCATATTTTAAACGGAAACTTTAGCTTAACCTTACAAAACACCATGCCCGTGGGAATGAACTTCTTAGAGCTACTAACGGTTATGCTGATTTTGCAATACCTGTTTTTGAAGTTTAACCGGAAGTCCGTAAATTCGCCGGTGCTTAGCAAGAACATTCGTGGGAACCGAGTTGCTTCGTATCTCTTTAACAAATTCACCATTTTTCCGCTCGTTTTTCTAGTTCCAGGACAATTATTTGTTGCGAACAGTCCCTTCTGGCCAATGTTTCGGTTGTTCGGAAGCAAGGTTAGCATCTTGGTAGTGCCGTTCTTGATTGGTTACCGGTTTAAGTTTGTGAGTGATATGTCGACAGACATTCTTAAACGTCTGGCCAATGCCACTGGTTGGTTAGCTTGGTTGAGTTTGGGGCTTACAATCGATGCCTTCCTCTGGAAAAACCTCTGGTTTGAAATGCTATCAATTGTGGTCTTACTGTTGGCTTACGGAATGGTACTTTACCATTACCACCGCGTTGACAAACGGGCTTCTGCTAAGCAAGTCGAACAAGCTGTGGATGGAATTCGAATTCTAGCGGTGAAACCAAATACACCTGCTAGTAAGATGAACCTGCAAACTGGAGACCTGATTTTAGAGGTTAACGGGCAAGCCGTTCGCAACGAAGAACAGTTATACCGGGCCTTGCAAAGTAGTCCCACTTTTTGCCATTTAAAGATTAAAAATCGCAACGGTCAGTTAGAACTAAAGGATGCAGCCATTTACGAAGGCGCACCCCATGAAATTGGAATTGTAACCTTTCCCGAGGAACAAACAGGAGCGACCAAATGA
- the prfB gene encoding peptide chain release factor 2 (programmed frameshift), with protein MELSTAKAKVADINEAISNFGRSLDLDQLNEDISINEAKMAQPGFWDDQQAAQQLIATTNQLKEKYDKFHELETEAENLEVSLALLTEADDPELAQDFEHDLEQAEQHLHNYQLSLLLNGKYDHNNAIVEIHPGAGGTEAEDWAEMLLRMYTRWAEQNNFKVEIDDYQPGEVAGLSSVTLTVSGPNAYGYLKAEKGIHRLVRISPFDSAARRHTSFASVDVMPELDDSVTVEINPDDLRIDVFRSSGAGGQHINKTSSAVRITHLPTGIVTASQAQRSQLQNRVTAMNMLKSKLYEREEQKKAEEKAKLAGTQLDIGWGSQIRSYVFHPYTMVKDHRTGYETANGKAVMDGDLNPFIDAYLQWKLQQDNQ; from the exons ATGGAATTAAGCACAGCAAAAGCCAAAGTGGCCGACATTAACGAAGCCATTAGTAACTTTGGGAGGTCTCTT GACCTCGATCAATTAAACGAAGATATTAGTATTAACGAGGCTAAAATGGCTCAACCAGGTTTCTGGGATGACCAACAAGCCGCCCAGCAGTTAATTGCGACGACCAATCAGCTCAAGGAAAAGTATGATAAATTTCATGAGTTGGAAACAGAAGCCGAAAATCTGGAAGTTAGCTTGGCGCTCCTCACGGAAGCAGATGATCCAGAACTAGCTCAGGACTTTGAGCACGATCTGGAGCAAGCGGAACAACATTTGCATAATTACCAGCTAAGCCTGTTGTTAAACGGGAAGTATGATCACAATAATGCGATTGTGGAAATTCATCCGGGCGCCGGTGGGACGGAAGCCGAAGACTGGGCGGAAATGCTGCTGCGAATGTACACGCGGTGGGCTGAGCAGAACAACTTTAAGGTTGAAATCGATGATTATCAACCGGGGGAAGTTGCGGGTCTTAGTAGTGTCACGTTGACCGTTAGTGGTCCGAATGCCTATGGTTATTTGAAGGCAGAAAAAGGAATCCACCGGTTGGTGCGGATTTCACCCTTTGATTCGGCCGCACGCCGGCACACCTCATTTGCGTCTGTGGACGTGATGCCCGAGTTAGACGACAGCGTAACGGTTGAGATTAATCCGGATGACCTGCGGATTGATGTCTTTCGGTCCAGCGGTGCTGGAGGGCAACACATTAATAAAACCTCTTCGGCTGTCCGGATTACCCACTTGCCGACGGGGATTGTGACGGCAAGTCAGGCGCAACGTTCTCAACTTCAAAACCGAGTTACTGCGATGAATATGTTAAAATCAAAGTTGTATGAACGTGAAGAACAAAAGAAGGCCGAGGAAAAGGCGAAGTTGGCGGGAACCCAGCTCGACATTGGGTGGGGTTCGCAAATTCGGTCCTACGTCTTTCATCCGTATACCATGGTGAAAGATCACCGGACGGGTTACGAAACCGCGAACGGGAAAGCCGTAATGGACGGTGACCTGAATCCCTTCATTGACGCGTACTTACAGTGGAAACTACAACAAGATAATCAATAA
- a CDS encoding phage holin family protein, with the protein MRVISRWLVNFILLLAFATIFPASFYIGSWQVALGAAAVLTLLQVLIKPILSILFLPINIVTFGLFNLVLNALILELTAVLVGPMMSFSSFGMVFLISLLMSICNYFITPDV; encoded by the coding sequence ATGAGAGTAATTAGTCGGTGGCTGGTTAATTTTATTTTGTTATTGGCCTTTGCCACGATTTTTCCAGCTTCCTTTTACATTGGAAGCTGGCAGGTGGCGCTTGGCGCCGCTGCCGTTTTAACCTTATTACAGGTTTTAATTAAACCGATTTTATCAATATTGTTTTTGCCAATTAACATTGTGACGTTCGGACTCTTTAACCTAGTGCTCAACGCCTTAATCCTTGAGCTGACGGCTGTACTCGTGGGTCCAATGATGAGCTTTTCATCGTTTGGAATGGTCTTTTTGATTTCACTACTAATGTCGATTTGCAATTACTTCATTACACCGGACGTGTAG